A window of Adhaeribacter arboris genomic DNA:
TGAAACTAAGCAAAACTCCATTGATTGGGACAACCAAAAAGAGTTTGAATTTGATTTCGAGTTAGGTATTCTCCCGGATTTTGAGCTAGACCTTACTGCTGGTGAAACTTTAGATGCTTATAAAATAGAGCTTGACGAAGAAACTATTAACCAGGTACATGAGCATTTGCAACGCCAGTACGGCGAAACTGCTAACCCGGAAACTTCAGAAGCAAACGATTACCTTTCGGGCGAGTTGCGGCAAGTGGAAGGAGATTTTAAAACTACTACCCTCCTGCCCATAAATAAAATCAAGAAAAACCAAGAGCAATTTATTGGGATTAAACCAGGTGATGTTATCACGTTTAACCTTCAGGAAGTATTTGATCAGGATGCTGGTGCTATTTCGCACGTTACTGGTCTTAAAAAATCAGAAGCAGCCGAGTTAAAGGGCTCATTTGAGTTTGCCGTTGAAAAAATAAACCGCACTACAGCTGCTGAATTAAATCAGGAATTATTCGATAAAATTTTCGGGAAAGATACCGTTACAACCGAAGAAGAGTTTAATAATAAGCTTCGGGAAACCCTAACGGAGAATTACCAGCAGGAAGCCGATAAAGTTTTAAAAAATAAAATAGTGGAAAAACTGGTAAAAGAAACCAATATTACTTTACCGGAAGAATTTTTCAAAAAATGGTTGGCCGTTTCTAATCAAGGTAAGTTAACTCCCGAGCAAATTGAGCAAAACTTTGAGCAATACAAAGATGAGCTTAAATGGTCCATGATTCGCAACAAAGTAGTAGAAGAAAACGACATAAAAGTTTCGAATCAGGAAGTGGTAGATGCTACTAAAGCTAAAATGTTCGCCCAGTTTAATATGCCAGAAATTTCAGAAGAACTAGCTGAAACAATGAATGGTTATATTGATAATTACCTGAAACAAAATAATGGCCGTAATTACATTAACGAATACGAAGCCATTTTGGCAGAAAAAGTGCTAGATGTACTAAAAGATAAAGTTACAGTAGTCGAAAAGTCAGTAACTGCCGATGAGTTCCGTAATTTACCGTTTTAAAATACTAGTTTTATAAAACAAAAAGCTTAAAAAGTCCTTATAATAAGGACTTTTTTACTTTCGCATGATTTCTGTTATTTGCTTACCCTATTACCTGTTTTATATTTTACTTAAATCCTTTAAGACCCTACTTTATGTACAATAAAGATGAATTTAGAAAATTTGCCGTGAAAGGCCAAGGTTTAAGCGGTTTAGGCGTAGATCAGTATTTAAGCCACGTTGAGAATACTACTAATCTGCACCGCATCGAAAGCATGACTCGCTCGGTAATTGAAGAACGTCCAACTAACTTCCGGGAGATTGATGTATTCTCGCGTTTAATTATGGATCGTATTATATTCCTGGGTACGCAGGTAGATGATTTTATTGCCAATATTATCACCGCGCAACTGCTCTTCCTGGAATCTTCCGACTCGAAGAAAGATATTTTATTATATATTAATAGTCCGGGTGGCTCCGTGTACGCTGGCTTAGGTATTTACGACACCATGCAGTACGTAAAACCGGATGTAGCTACTATCTGTACGGGTTTAGCCGCTTCGATGGGTGCGGTGTTATTGTGCGGGGGTGCCAAAAACAAGCGTTCTGCTTTACCGCATGCCCGCGTTATGATTCACCAACCAATGGGAGGTACCCAAGGCCAGGCTTCCGATATCGAAATTACCGCCCGGGAGATTCTGAAACTGAAAAAAGAATTGTACGAAATTATTGCTTCGCACAGCGGTAAAAGCTACCAGGAAGTACACGATAACTCTGACCGAGACTATTGGATGCGCGCCGACGAAGCCAAAGAATACGGCTTAATCGACGAAGTTTTAATTCG
This region includes:
- a CDS encoding ClpP family protease, which produces MYNKDEFRKFAVKGQGLSGLGVDQYLSHVENTTNLHRIESMTRSVIEERPTNFREIDVFSRLIMDRIIFLGTQVDDFIANIITAQLLFLESSDSKKDILLYINSPGGSVYAGLGIYDTMQYVKPDVATICTGLAASMGAVLLCGGAKNKRSALPHARVMIHQPMGGTQGQASDIEITAREILKLKKELYEIIASHSGKSYQEVHDNSDRDYWMRADEAKEYGLIDEVLIRPTV
- the tig gene encoding trigger factor, whose protein sequence is MNITLNQNDTTNANLKVVLQEADYAPKVDEKIKEYTKKAQIKGFRPGKVPAGLIRKMYGKSILAEEINGLLSKSVNDYIKENNLKILGEPLPDETKQNSIDWDNQKEFEFDFELGILPDFELDLTAGETLDAYKIELDEETINQVHEHLQRQYGETANPETSEANDYLSGELRQVEGDFKTTTLLPINKIKKNQEQFIGIKPGDVITFNLQEVFDQDAGAISHVTGLKKSEAAELKGSFEFAVEKINRTTAAELNQELFDKIFGKDTVTTEEEFNNKLRETLTENYQQEADKVLKNKIVEKLVKETNITLPEEFFKKWLAVSNQGKLTPEQIEQNFEQYKDELKWSMIRNKVVEENDIKVSNQEVVDATKAKMFAQFNMPEISEELAETMNGYIDNYLKQNNGRNYINEYEAILAEKVLDVLKDKVTVVEKSVTADEFRNLPF